In Brassica rapa cultivar Chiifu-401-42 chromosome A06, CAAS_Brap_v3.01, whole genome shotgun sequence, a single window of DNA contains:
- the LOC103875064 gene encoding probable mediator of RNA polymerase II transcription subunit 15c isoform X1 — MEGNSNWKPNQQGGDSLASNNANDWRSQLAPDMRKKVILAIVEKLKIYYPTRHPNAIKNTAFSFEGKIYAAAKDKDDYMRTIKGNIMNFDRKLQSSNVQSGSSVNGTNTPAPAAQALNQGQSVLTSLPYTQTPTSQQWLHQNNNNIQSNLNILESSGLPTDVSSAAQNLNIQMGEGVHSNLLPGSQRQIHGREHHLPQQPQSSNYFQNQMDQQLLKEEVQPSYMQQQQSLLKQPIQQQLPHQTSLSNIQQSFPQPSALSSLPNSQFLSRQDQFPTQRVHSSHHQQQMHVPSQEQKRQEREQLISHLMNDKDTQQNHLTPQQNNGEKQAAFRASSSQQNNIASFQERPLQNNSIQQRLYSHSNNASALPSQQKQYNVHGSSCLAAQGQEVGQSQTMIQQQYQPQHTMQQAQNRILQQPLDDTQRFQASGSLLQTQQNQPYQLQRTSPANTFTSQDSTGQTVNASGGGDWQEETYQKIKALKEKYILVVGALYQKLSNKLREIDAHPQQKIQHGHMEKLRASKATLKLVLVFLNVSRNAITESHREKFNIYEEQLLRFVKHNQTVTRRPMQQQQQQQQQVHLPPSQTHQTALQSQSGHQVFHVPQSSALSNLTTSHTAMPHSSQTRPKMEPKEETNIMTLPASNPQPSMFQQKQFHHLSMQQRQQQQPQKNHQQLQMPKNEMNDVRMSQRVNNKAGLRQQNISPNQRHLAKPLASPQLVDQQILPTTFNKNGTSSQSGGSPFVAPSSNLGDPENPISVESPSSHDYQLQPAAQEHPPEPNAERPIDRLIKAFQSSSPESLAQSINEMSSVISLTDRLAGCVQSIGGSRARVPQDLSERTRLRLQRGETNPTNKRFKRSITTQPIDITSETERYKQFSSLESEVDSTASSGSKANKIEAGLALLQEIMEVNRRLVETMVSICSEDVGPSEVTTGTIVMCSYAPVALCDTFQALYKSGHVSQIQPLRLLVPENYPHSPILIENIPFDSSVNKHEDLSARTRSRFGLSMKEFSEPMSLTEIAQAWDACARATMAEYAERHGGGTFSSKHGHWEPVLRAS; from the exons ATGGAGGGGAACTCTAACTGGAAGCCTAACCAACAAGGCGGAGACTCGCTTGCGAGTAACAATGCTAATGATTGGAGATCACAGCTTGCGCCTGATATGAGGAAGAAGGTTATTTTAGCAAT AGTGGAAAAGTTGAAGATATATTATCCTACACGCCACCCAAATGCAATTAAAAATACTGCCTTCTCATTTGAGGGAAAGATCTATGCAGCGGCTAAAGATAAG GATGATTACATGCGGACAATTAAGGGAAACATAATGAATTTCGACAGAAAATTGCAATCTAGTAATGTGCAGTCTGGTTCATCAGTCAATGGAACTAATACTCCAGCTCCAG CAGCTCAAGCTCTGAATCAAGGGCAATCAGTTCTCACCTCGTTGCCATATACACAGACTCCAACAAGCCAACAATGGTTacatcaaaacaacaacaacatccaGAGCAATCTCAACATTCTTGAGTCTTCTGGTTTGCCTACTGACGTCTCTTCTGCGGCTCAGAACCTAAACATTCAAATGGGTGAAGGAGTTCATTCAAATCTTCTTCCCGGTTCTCAAAGACAGATCCATGGAAGGGAACATCATCTTCCTCAGCAGCCACAGAGTTCCAACTACTTCCAGAATCAAATGGATCAACAGCTCTTGAAAGAGGAAGTACAACCTTCATACATGCAGCAGCAGCAAAGTCTGTTAAAACAGCCTATCCAGCAGCAACTGCCTCATCAGACATCATTGTCTAATATTCAGCAGTCCTTTCCTCAACCTTCCGCTCTTTCTAGCCTACCAAACTCTCAGTTCTTGTCAAGACAAGATCAGTTTCCGACCCAGCGTGTCCATTCTAGTCACCATCAACAGCAGATGCATGTGCCATCTCAGGAACAGAAACGACAAGAACGCGAGCAACTCATTAGCCACCTGATGAATGATAAAGACACGCAGCAGAATCATCTAACACCTCAACAAAACAATGGAGAGAAACAAGCAGCTTTTAGAGCATCTTCATCCCAGCAGAACAATATTGCTAGCTTTCAAGAAAGGCCACTTCAGAACAATAGCATACAACAACGCCTTTATTCTCACAGTAACAATGCTTCAGCCTTGCCCTCACAACAGAAGCAATATAATGTTCATGGATCAAGTTGTTTGGCGGCTCAAGGCCAAGAGGTGGGACAATCTCAAACAATGATACAACAACAATACCAACCGCAACATACTATGCAGCAGGCTCAGAACAGAATCTTACAGCAACCTTTAGATGATACACAAAGGTTTCAAGCATCAGGTTCTTTGCTCCAAACCCAACAGAATCAGCCATATCAATTACAGAGAACCTCTCCAGCAAACACATTTA CATCTCAAGATTCTACAGGCCAGACGGTTAATGCTAGTGGTGGTGGTGACTGGCAGGAGGAGACCTATCAGAAG ATAAAAGCCCTCAAGGAGAAGTATATACTTGTAGTTGGTGCACTGTACCAAAAATTATCTAATAAATTGCGAGAG ATTGATGCTCATCCTCAACAAAAGATCCAACATGGCCATATGGAAAAGCTAAGGGCGAGCAAAGCAACGTTGAAACTAGTTCTTGTGTTCTTAAATGTCTCCAGGAATGCTATTACTGAGAGTCACAGAGAAAAGTTTAATATCTATGAGGAACAGTTATTGAGGTTCGTTAAGCATAACCAGACCGTGACTAGGAGGCCaatgcagcagcagcagcagcaacaacaacaagtgCATCTCCCTCCTTCTCAGACACATCAAACAGCATTACAATCCCAAAGTGGTCATCAAGTCTTCCATGTGCCGCAGTCTTCTGCATTATCTAACCTTACCACCTCACATACAGCAATGCCTCATTCGTCGCAGACAAGGCCTAAGATGGAACCAAAAGAGGAGACCAACATTATGACGTTACCTGCAAGTAATCCTCAGCCTAGTATGTTTCAGCAGAAGCAGTTTCATCATCTCTCTATGCAACAAAGGCAGCAGCAACAACCACAAAAGAACCATCAGCAGCTTCAGATGCCTAAAAATGAGATGAACGATGTGAGGATGAGTCAAAGGGTCAACAACAAAGCTGGTTTGCGTCAGCAGAATATCTCACCGAATCAGCGCCACCTTGCAAAGCCACTGGCTTCTCCTCAGTTGGTGGACCAGCAGATTCTTCCCACAACATTCAACAAAAATGGAACCTCATCACAGTCTGGTGGCTCTCCCTTTGTTGCACCGTCTTCAAATCTTGGAGATCCTGAAAATCCTATATCCGTTGAGTCACCTTCCTCACATGATTACCAACTCCAACCAGCAGCTCAGGAGCATCCTCCTGAGCCAAACGCAGAGCGGCCTATTGATCGTCTGATAAAAGCT TTTCAATCATCATCACCGGAGTCCTTGGCACAGTCTATTAATGAGATGAGCTCTGTCATCAGTTTAACAGACAGGCTTGCTGGTTGTGTCCAGTCCATTGGAGGATCCAGAGCTCGTGTACCTCAGGATTTGAGTGAGAGGACAAGGTTGCGTTTGCAACGAGGAGAAACCAATCCTACTAATAAGAGATTCAAGCGCTCAATCACCACTCAGCCTATAGATATCACATCAGAAACTGAAAGGTACAAACAGTTCAGTAGCTTGGAGTCTGAAGTTGACTCCACGGCATCATCTGGCTCAAAAGCTAACAAGATTGAG GCTGGCTTGGCCCTCTTGCAAGAGATCATGGAAGTAAATAGGAGACTTGTAGAGACAATGGTAAGCATATGCAGTGAAGATGTTGGTCCAAGTGAAGTTACTACAGGAACAATAGTCATGTGTTCTTATGCCCCTGTGGCTCTCTGTGACACATTCCAAGCTCTTTACAAGTCAGGACATGTA TCACAGATTCAACCGTTACGCTTACTAGTCCCTGAGAACTACCCACATTCACCAATACTTATTGAAAACATCCCCTTTGACTCCAG TGTAAACAAACATGAGGATTTGTCCGCTAGAACCAGATCAAGGTTCGGTTTGTCCATGAAGGAGTTTTCAGAACCGATGTCTCTAACAGAAATAGCTCAAGCTTGGGATGCTTGTGCGAGAGCGACGATGGCTGAGTACGCTGAGCGACATGGTGGAGGTACTTTCAGTTCTAAGCATGGTCATTGGGAGCCTGTTTTGAGAGCTTCATGA
- the LOC103875064 gene encoding probable mediator of RNA polymerase II transcription subunit 15c isoform X2, whose protein sequence is MEGNSNWKPNQQGGDSLASNNANDWRSQLAPDMRKKVILAIVEKLKIYYPTRHPNAIKNTAFSFEGKIYAAAKDKDDYMRTIKGNIMNFDRKLQSSNVQSGSSVNGTNTPAPAQALNQGQSVLTSLPYTQTPTSQQWLHQNNNNIQSNLNILESSGLPTDVSSAAQNLNIQMGEGVHSNLLPGSQRQIHGREHHLPQQPQSSNYFQNQMDQQLLKEEVQPSYMQQQQSLLKQPIQQQLPHQTSLSNIQQSFPQPSALSSLPNSQFLSRQDQFPTQRVHSSHHQQQMHVPSQEQKRQEREQLISHLMNDKDTQQNHLTPQQNNGEKQAAFRASSSQQNNIASFQERPLQNNSIQQRLYSHSNNASALPSQQKQYNVHGSSCLAAQGQEVGQSQTMIQQQYQPQHTMQQAQNRILQQPLDDTQRFQASGSLLQTQQNQPYQLQRTSPANTFTSQDSTGQTVNASGGGDWQEETYQKIKALKEKYILVVGALYQKLSNKLREIDAHPQQKIQHGHMEKLRASKATLKLVLVFLNVSRNAITESHREKFNIYEEQLLRFVKHNQTVTRRPMQQQQQQQQQVHLPPSQTHQTALQSQSGHQVFHVPQSSALSNLTTSHTAMPHSSQTRPKMEPKEETNIMTLPASNPQPSMFQQKQFHHLSMQQRQQQQPQKNHQQLQMPKNEMNDVRMSQRVNNKAGLRQQNISPNQRHLAKPLASPQLVDQQILPTTFNKNGTSSQSGGSPFVAPSSNLGDPENPISVESPSSHDYQLQPAAQEHPPEPNAERPIDRLIKAFQSSSPESLAQSINEMSSVISLTDRLAGCVQSIGGSRARVPQDLSERTRLRLQRGETNPTNKRFKRSITTQPIDITSETERYKQFSSLESEVDSTASSGSKANKIEAGLALLQEIMEVNRRLVETMVSICSEDVGPSEVTTGTIVMCSYAPVALCDTFQALYKSGHVSQIQPLRLLVPENYPHSPILIENIPFDSSVNKHEDLSARTRSRFGLSMKEFSEPMSLTEIAQAWDACARATMAEYAERHGGGTFSSKHGHWEPVLRAS, encoded by the exons ATGGAGGGGAACTCTAACTGGAAGCCTAACCAACAAGGCGGAGACTCGCTTGCGAGTAACAATGCTAATGATTGGAGATCACAGCTTGCGCCTGATATGAGGAAGAAGGTTATTTTAGCAAT AGTGGAAAAGTTGAAGATATATTATCCTACACGCCACCCAAATGCAATTAAAAATACTGCCTTCTCATTTGAGGGAAAGATCTATGCAGCGGCTAAAGATAAG GATGATTACATGCGGACAATTAAGGGAAACATAATGAATTTCGACAGAAAATTGCAATCTAGTAATGTGCAGTCTGGTTCATCAGTCAATGGAACTAATACTCCAGCTCCAG CTCAAGCTCTGAATCAAGGGCAATCAGTTCTCACCTCGTTGCCATATACACAGACTCCAACAAGCCAACAATGGTTacatcaaaacaacaacaacatccaGAGCAATCTCAACATTCTTGAGTCTTCTGGTTTGCCTACTGACGTCTCTTCTGCGGCTCAGAACCTAAACATTCAAATGGGTGAAGGAGTTCATTCAAATCTTCTTCCCGGTTCTCAAAGACAGATCCATGGAAGGGAACATCATCTTCCTCAGCAGCCACAGAGTTCCAACTACTTCCAGAATCAAATGGATCAACAGCTCTTGAAAGAGGAAGTACAACCTTCATACATGCAGCAGCAGCAAAGTCTGTTAAAACAGCCTATCCAGCAGCAACTGCCTCATCAGACATCATTGTCTAATATTCAGCAGTCCTTTCCTCAACCTTCCGCTCTTTCTAGCCTACCAAACTCTCAGTTCTTGTCAAGACAAGATCAGTTTCCGACCCAGCGTGTCCATTCTAGTCACCATCAACAGCAGATGCATGTGCCATCTCAGGAACAGAAACGACAAGAACGCGAGCAACTCATTAGCCACCTGATGAATGATAAAGACACGCAGCAGAATCATCTAACACCTCAACAAAACAATGGAGAGAAACAAGCAGCTTTTAGAGCATCTTCATCCCAGCAGAACAATATTGCTAGCTTTCAAGAAAGGCCACTTCAGAACAATAGCATACAACAACGCCTTTATTCTCACAGTAACAATGCTTCAGCCTTGCCCTCACAACAGAAGCAATATAATGTTCATGGATCAAGTTGTTTGGCGGCTCAAGGCCAAGAGGTGGGACAATCTCAAACAATGATACAACAACAATACCAACCGCAACATACTATGCAGCAGGCTCAGAACAGAATCTTACAGCAACCTTTAGATGATACACAAAGGTTTCAAGCATCAGGTTCTTTGCTCCAAACCCAACAGAATCAGCCATATCAATTACAGAGAACCTCTCCAGCAAACACATTTA CATCTCAAGATTCTACAGGCCAGACGGTTAATGCTAGTGGTGGTGGTGACTGGCAGGAGGAGACCTATCAGAAG ATAAAAGCCCTCAAGGAGAAGTATATACTTGTAGTTGGTGCACTGTACCAAAAATTATCTAATAAATTGCGAGAG ATTGATGCTCATCCTCAACAAAAGATCCAACATGGCCATATGGAAAAGCTAAGGGCGAGCAAAGCAACGTTGAAACTAGTTCTTGTGTTCTTAAATGTCTCCAGGAATGCTATTACTGAGAGTCACAGAGAAAAGTTTAATATCTATGAGGAACAGTTATTGAGGTTCGTTAAGCATAACCAGACCGTGACTAGGAGGCCaatgcagcagcagcagcagcaacaacaacaagtgCATCTCCCTCCTTCTCAGACACATCAAACAGCATTACAATCCCAAAGTGGTCATCAAGTCTTCCATGTGCCGCAGTCTTCTGCATTATCTAACCTTACCACCTCACATACAGCAATGCCTCATTCGTCGCAGACAAGGCCTAAGATGGAACCAAAAGAGGAGACCAACATTATGACGTTACCTGCAAGTAATCCTCAGCCTAGTATGTTTCAGCAGAAGCAGTTTCATCATCTCTCTATGCAACAAAGGCAGCAGCAACAACCACAAAAGAACCATCAGCAGCTTCAGATGCCTAAAAATGAGATGAACGATGTGAGGATGAGTCAAAGGGTCAACAACAAAGCTGGTTTGCGTCAGCAGAATATCTCACCGAATCAGCGCCACCTTGCAAAGCCACTGGCTTCTCCTCAGTTGGTGGACCAGCAGATTCTTCCCACAACATTCAACAAAAATGGAACCTCATCACAGTCTGGTGGCTCTCCCTTTGTTGCACCGTCTTCAAATCTTGGAGATCCTGAAAATCCTATATCCGTTGAGTCACCTTCCTCACATGATTACCAACTCCAACCAGCAGCTCAGGAGCATCCTCCTGAGCCAAACGCAGAGCGGCCTATTGATCGTCTGATAAAAGCT TTTCAATCATCATCACCGGAGTCCTTGGCACAGTCTATTAATGAGATGAGCTCTGTCATCAGTTTAACAGACAGGCTTGCTGGTTGTGTCCAGTCCATTGGAGGATCCAGAGCTCGTGTACCTCAGGATTTGAGTGAGAGGACAAGGTTGCGTTTGCAACGAGGAGAAACCAATCCTACTAATAAGAGATTCAAGCGCTCAATCACCACTCAGCCTATAGATATCACATCAGAAACTGAAAGGTACAAACAGTTCAGTAGCTTGGAGTCTGAAGTTGACTCCACGGCATCATCTGGCTCAAAAGCTAACAAGATTGAG GCTGGCTTGGCCCTCTTGCAAGAGATCATGGAAGTAAATAGGAGACTTGTAGAGACAATGGTAAGCATATGCAGTGAAGATGTTGGTCCAAGTGAAGTTACTACAGGAACAATAGTCATGTGTTCTTATGCCCCTGTGGCTCTCTGTGACACATTCCAAGCTCTTTACAAGTCAGGACATGTA TCACAGATTCAACCGTTACGCTTACTAGTCCCTGAGAACTACCCACATTCACCAATACTTATTGAAAACATCCCCTTTGACTCCAG TGTAAACAAACATGAGGATTTGTCCGCTAGAACCAGATCAAGGTTCGGTTTGTCCATGAAGGAGTTTTCAGAACCGATGTCTCTAACAGAAATAGCTCAAGCTTGGGATGCTTGTGCGAGAGCGACGATGGCTGAGTACGCTGAGCGACATGGTGGAGGTACTTTCAGTTCTAAGCATGGTCATTGGGAGCCTGTTTTGAGAGCTTCATGA
- the LOC103875065 gene encoding uncharacterized protein LOC103875065 encodes MGRWVRPEVYPLLGAMGFVTSMVVFQLTRNALLNPDCRISKENRKMGILENEDEGEKYAQHNLRKYLRTRPPQVMPSLNRFFSEEDN; translated from the exons ATGGGGCGTTGGGTGAGACCTGAG gtGTACCCTCTTCTCGGAGCAATGGGATTTGTAACATCTATGGTTGTGTTTCAACTCACGAGGAATGCATTATTAAACCCTGATTGCAG GATAAGTAAAGAGAACAGAAAAATGGGAATTCTGGAAAATGAAGATGAAGGAGAAAAATATGCACAACACAATCTTCGCAAGTATTTGAGGACCCGTCCACCTCAAGTTATGCCTTCTCTCAACCGTTTCTTCTCTGAAGAGGACAACTAA
- the LOC103875066 gene encoding COBRA-like protein 2 — MGIRFSIISVLFLFLLSWTSFTSTEAYDALDPTGNITIKWDIISWTADGYVAVVSIFNFQQYRHIQAPGWQLGWSWYKKEVIWSMVGAQATEQGDCSKFKGNIPHCCKKTPTVVDLLPGTPYNQQISNCCRGGVISSWAQDPATAVSSFQISVGQSGTTNTTVRAPRNVTLKAPGPGYTCGPAKVVPPTKFISNDKRRKTQAMLTWNMTCTYSQFLAQKTPTCCVSLSAFYNKTIVPCPTCSCGCQNGTCVDPKIASVVPALSGKNNLQPLLQCTQHMCPIRVHWHVKTNYKEYWRVKVTITNFNYNMNYSQWNLVVQHPNFDNITQLFSFNYKPLSPYSGINDTAMLWGIKFYNDFLSQAGPIGNVQSELLFQKDPSTFTFEKGWAFPRRIYFNGDNCVMPPPDSYPWLPNAASNLATSPFIILLITFFSVLILM, encoded by the exons ATGGGCATTCGCTTCTCCATAATATCGGTTCTGTTTCTGTTTCTCCTTTCTTGGACCAGCTTCACCTCAACAG AAGCTTATGATGCACTTGATCCAACTGGAAACATCACCATAAAATGGGATATCATTAGCTGGACTGCTGATGGCTATGTg GCTGTTGTATCAATCTTCAATTTTCAACAATACCGTCACATTCAAGCCCCAGGTTGGCAACTAGGATGGAGTTGGTATAAGAAGGAAGTGATATGGAGTATGGTTGGTGCACAAGCCACAGAGCAAGGAGATTGTTCTAAGTTCAAAGGCAACATTCCTCATTGCTGCAAGAAAACCCCCACCGTCGTTGACTTGTTACCGGGAACTCCATACAACCAGCAGATATCAAACTGTTGTAGAGGCGGTGTGATTAGCTCCTGGGCACAAGACCCCGCAACCGCTGTTTCTTCGTTTCAGATTAGTGTTGGCCAATCTGGAACTACTAATACGACCGTTAGAGCTCCTAGGAACGTTACTTTGAAGGCACCAGGCCCTGGTTACACTTGCGGGCCTGCCAAAGTCGTTCCCCCGACCAAATTCATTTCTAATGATAAACGAAGAAAGACTCAGGCTATGT TGACATGGAACATGACGTGCACATATTCACAGTTTCTAGCTCAGAAAACTCCCACTTGTTGTGTCTCACTCTCAGCTTTCTACAATAAGACTATCGTACCGTGCCCAACATGTTCTTGTGGATGTCAAAATGGCACATGTGTCGA ccCGAAAATAGCTTCGGTGGTACCAGCTCTTTCAGGGAAGAACAACCTCCAGCCGCTCTTGCAATGTACGCAGCATATGTGTCCCATCAGAGTTCATTGGCATGTGAAAACTAACTACAAAGAGTACTGGCGTGTGAAGGTCACAATCACAAACTTCAACTACAATATGAATTACTCGCAGTGGAATTTGGTTGTTCAGCATCCCAACTTCGACAATATCACTCAGCTTTTCAGTTTTAACTACAAACCTCTTAGTCCTTACTCTGGCATAA ATGACACGGCCATGCTCTGGGGGATCAAGTTCTACAACGATTTTTTGAGCCAAGCGGGTCCAATAGGCAACGTACAGTCGGAACTTCTCTTCCAGAAGGACCCGTCAACGTTCACGTTCGAGAAAGGATGGGCGTTTCCAAGACGCATTTACTTCAACGGCGATAACTGCGTTATGCCACCTCCAGACTCATATCCATGGCTTCCTAACGCTGCTTCAAACCTTGCAACTTCGCCATTCATTATACTTCTCATTACTTTCTTCTCTGTTTTGATTCTTATGTAA
- the LOC103875067 gene encoding protein RALF-like 27, whose product MAKSLFFSFLVVSLLLLLAAASTTAAAGNATSGLRYGGCALRDTIGECITAEIEEDGVEDVVRRILRQQGRNLGYSALQGQKAAYKCKIAGSCIGKVNQKNAACTYFTRCKRATS is encoded by the coding sequence ATGGCCAAATCACTTTTCTTTTCCTTCTTAGTCGTCtctcttctgcttcttcttgcAGCGGCTTCGACAACTGCAGCTGCAGGGAACGCCACAAGTGGGTTGAGATATGGCGGATGTGCTCTCAGAGACACCATTGGAGAATGCATAACGGCGGAGATTGAGGAGGATGGAGTTGAGGATGTGGTGCGGCGGATTCTGCGACAACAGGGGAGGAACTTAGGCTACTCAGCTCTGCAGGGGCAGAAGGCAGCTTATAAATGTAAGATTGCTGGTAGTTGCATCGGAAAAGTTAATCAGAAAAACGCAGCTTGCACTTACTTCACCAGATGCAAACGTGCCACTAGCTAA
- the LOC103875068 gene encoding putative methylesterase 11, chloroplastic isoform X2 encodes MGNLCSLFAPPKPVKKRRPIKKRQPSLSGSGSGPNTNRLNRFRSSSSNKFDDAVTQEQALAAAAILSRQQKSGGSLPFERSASQRHPVSGSKKNQLPRSSSTRSRSSTDPLLQPHQFLNQGVKLDDLETNHFILIHGGGFGAWCWYKTIALLEEDGFKVTAIDLAGCGINSFNINGIASLSQYVKPLTDILEKLPIGEKVILVGHDFGGACISYAMELFPSKISKAVFLAAAMLTNGQSTLDMFSLQAGPNDLMRKAQIFIYTNGNEHPPTAIDLDKSLIRDLLFNQSPSKDIALASVSMKSIPFAPVLEKLSLSDGNYGSVRRYYIETLEDNAIPVTLQENMINSSPPEKVYRLKGCLHHYIH; translated from the exons ATGGGAAACCTCTGTTCTCTGTTTGCTCCGCCGAAGCCCGTGAAGAAGAGACGACCCATCAAGAAGCGGCAACCATCTTTATCCGGGTCGGGTTCTGGTCCTAATACCAACCGGTTGAACCGGTTCAGGTCATCGTCCTCTAACAAGTTCGATGATGCCGTGACTCAGGAGCAAGCTCTTGCCGCTGCTGCCATTTTGTCCAGGCAGCAGAAAAGCGGCGGATCGCTGCCGTTTGAACGGTCCGCGTCGCAACGTCATCCCGTTTCTGGCTCGAAGAAGAATCAGTTGCCTCGGAGCTCCAGCACTAGGTCAAGATCCTCCACGGATCCTCTGTTGCAGCCTCATCAGTTCCTTAACCAG GGTGTTAAGCTAGATGACTTGGAAACAAACCATTTTATCCTCATCCATGGAGGAGGTTTTGGTGCTTGGTGTTGGTACAAAACCATTGCACTCCTGGAGGAAGATGGTTTCAAAGTTACAGCCATAGACTTAGCTGGTTGTGGTATCAACTCGTTCAATATAAATGGCATCGCCAGTTTGTCACAATACGTGAAGCCACTTACTGACATTCTTGAAAAGCTTCCCATAGGAGAGAAG GTGATCTTGGTTGGTCATGATTTTGGTGGAGCATGTATATCATATGCTATGGAACTGTTTCCTTCCAAGATTTCAAAAGCTGTTTTCCTCGCTGCAGCAATGTTAACAAATGGACAAAGTACACTTGATATGTTCTCGCTGCAG GCAGGTCCGAACGATCTAATGCGAAAAGCTCAGATTTTTATCTACACAAATGGTAATGAACACCCTCCAACGGCCATTGACTTAGACAAATCTCTTATCAGAGACCTTTTGTTTAATCAAAGCCCATCAAAGGATATTGCATTGGCTTCTGTATCAATGAAGTCAATACCATTCGCTCCGGTTCTCgagaaactctctctctcagatGGTAACTACGGTTCAGTGAGACGGTACTACATAGAGACGTTAGAGGATAATGCTATACCAGTGACTCTCCaagaaaacatgattaatagtAGTCCACCTGAAAAAGTTTACCGGTTAAAAG GGTGTCTTCATCATTATATTCACTAA
- the LOC103875068 gene encoding putative methylesterase 11, chloroplastic isoform X1 produces MGNLCSLFAPPKPVKKRRPIKKRQPSLSGSGSGPNTNRLNRFRSSSSNKFDDAVTQEQALAAAAILSRQQKSGGSLPFERSASQRHPVSGSKKNQLPRSSSTRSRSSTDPLLQPHQFLNQGVKLDDLETNHFILIHGGGFGAWCWYKTIALLEEDGFKVTAIDLAGCGINSFNINGIASLSQYVKPLTDILEKLPIGEKVILVGHDFGGACISYAMELFPSKISKAVFLAAAMLTNGQSTLDMFSLQAGPNDLMRKAQIFIYTNGNEHPPTAIDLDKSLIRDLLFNQSPSKDIALASVSMKSIPFAPVLEKLSLSDGNYGSVRRYYIETLEDNAIPVTLQENMINSSPPEKVYRLKGADHAPFFSKPQALHKLLLEIARNIRPT; encoded by the exons ATGGGAAACCTCTGTTCTCTGTTTGCTCCGCCGAAGCCCGTGAAGAAGAGACGACCCATCAAGAAGCGGCAACCATCTTTATCCGGGTCGGGTTCTGGTCCTAATACCAACCGGTTGAACCGGTTCAGGTCATCGTCCTCTAACAAGTTCGATGATGCCGTGACTCAGGAGCAAGCTCTTGCCGCTGCTGCCATTTTGTCCAGGCAGCAGAAAAGCGGCGGATCGCTGCCGTTTGAACGGTCCGCGTCGCAACGTCATCCCGTTTCTGGCTCGAAGAAGAATCAGTTGCCTCGGAGCTCCAGCACTAGGTCAAGATCCTCCACGGATCCTCTGTTGCAGCCTCATCAGTTCCTTAACCAG GGTGTTAAGCTAGATGACTTGGAAACAAACCATTTTATCCTCATCCATGGAGGAGGTTTTGGTGCTTGGTGTTGGTACAAAACCATTGCACTCCTGGAGGAAGATGGTTTCAAAGTTACAGCCATAGACTTAGCTGGTTGTGGTATCAACTCGTTCAATATAAATGGCATCGCCAGTTTGTCACAATACGTGAAGCCACTTACTGACATTCTTGAAAAGCTTCCCATAGGAGAGAAG GTGATCTTGGTTGGTCATGATTTTGGTGGAGCATGTATATCATATGCTATGGAACTGTTTCCTTCCAAGATTTCAAAAGCTGTTTTCCTCGCTGCAGCAATGTTAACAAATGGACAAAGTACACTTGATATGTTCTCGCTGCAG GCAGGTCCGAACGATCTAATGCGAAAAGCTCAGATTTTTATCTACACAAATGGTAATGAACACCCTCCAACGGCCATTGACTTAGACAAATCTCTTATCAGAGACCTTTTGTTTAATCAAAGCCCATCAAAGGATATTGCATTGGCTTCTGTATCAATGAAGTCAATACCATTCGCTCCGGTTCTCgagaaactctctctctcagatGGTAACTACGGTTCAGTGAGACGGTACTACATAGAGACGTTAGAGGATAATGCTATACCAGTGACTCTCCaagaaaacatgattaatagtAGTCCACCTGAAAAAGTTTACCGGTTAAAAGGTGCTGACCATGCTCCTTTCTTCTCCAAGCCACAAGCTTTGCATAAACTTTTGCTAGAGATCGCCAGGAATATTAGACCTACTTAA